In Mercurialis annua linkage group LG5, ddMerAnnu1.2, whole genome shotgun sequence, a single genomic region encodes these proteins:
- the LOC126683269 gene encoding MMS19 nucleotide excision repair protein homolog isoform X2 has protein sequence MAESTQLSQHIESYVDSTRSLTQQAASLDAIVLLLKNDAVTVESLVKVLEMYLTTTDDIIRARGILLLGEALTRLSSKPLDTATTRSLIRFFTERLADWRALRGALVGCLALIKKKSNGITGNDAKSIAECFFKVLQVQSLAQHDRKLCFELLECVLEQYPDTVNSLGEDLIYGICEAIDGEKDPQCLMLTFHIVEMLGKLFLDPCGPISNFVGDLFAILGCYFPIHFTHPNSEDIDVKRDDLSRALMLAFSSTPLFEPFAMPLLLEKLSSSLPSAKVDSLKYLGYCTLKFGVDRTAKHARAIWSLLKDEICSSGEEYMVSSDAASIIDPDSHKNEVATEALSLLEKLIVQNGDLFLSMIISDEDVNMVFKTISSFKSYNLLSPQSKQKLHMVGRVVCVCAKTSVSSCNTVFKKFFLDLMEALDISVENTSRNFQSNGKVSKAGQFDYGSSYLCIKLLGACRDLTASSENLASECLSSNETWCRLLQHYSTSLTETFSSVLASCTKGPTRNVDIYLGVKGLQILATFPGGSSLISKLTFDNILMKLLSIINMNFNKTLLWNQALNALVQIGSFVHGCNESDRQTSYMDIIVGKMILLASAADFNMPWRLKQTAISSIATSGQKYLLKFFLELEEAIHSNLADVYVKGNVESSNILLQLLECYSVELLPWIQKTEGFEENLMQFVVNLWNQIENCTTFSVACHEKDKLLESIMKVIKDAVACCSVESQNIIISKAYGVLSSSTSLPLKGSMPDNPVQLERFKDNQEMHSFSSRDEWILSLFASVIIALRPKTQIPNTRTVLNLFIMALLKGHVTAAQALGSMVNKLDVKSNGASFSDGCTVDDAMAIIHSTNLFYSFDNGSFAKSAWTSNGDEMALTNLCFDAPNLALLQIPAIVGLAWIGKGLLMRGHEKIKDITMVFLNCLLSDGKTGTLLPENGSLENSRKQDLQQSVTKSAADAFQILMSDSELSLNRKYHAIVRPLYKQRFFSTIMPILHPLIIQSNSSFSRSMLYRAFAHVISDTPLSVIVNDAKKLIPMLLDALILLSKDVMDKDIMYGLLLVLSGILTDKNGKEAVIEHAHSVIKCLIELIPYPHMTLIRETSVQCLVAMSELPHTRIYPVRNQVLQAISKAVDDSKRVVRQEAVRCRKAWSMSNSFN, from the exons ATGGCAGAATCAACTCAGCTGAGTCAGCATATCGAGTCGTACGTGGACTCAACTCGCTCTCTCACTCAGCAG GCTGCAAGTTTGGACGCAATTGTGTTGCTTCTGAAGAATGACGCAGTGACTGTAGAATCATTG GTTAAGGTACTGGAGATGTATTTGACTACAACAGATGACATAATACGTGCAAGAG gtATTCTTCTACTTGGAGAAGCTCTTACACGTCTTTCATCAAAGCCATTAGACACCGCGACTACTCGTAGCTTGATAAGATTCTTCACAGAGCGATTG GCAGATTGGAGAGCTTTACGTGGAGCACTTGTCGGTTGTCTGGCACTTATAAAGAAGAAAAGTAATGGTATCACTGGCAATGATGCGAAATCGATTGCAGAGTGTTTTTTCAAGGTTTTGCAGGTGCAATCCTTAGCACAGCATGATAGGAAG CTGTGCTTTGAACTTTTAGAATGCGTACTAGAACAGTATCCTGACACAGTCAATTCCCTG GGTGAGGACCTTATTTATGGAATTTGTGAAGCTATTGACGGAGAAAAAGACCCCCAATGCCTGATGCTGACGTTTCACATTGTGGAGATGTTGGGGAAACTGTTTCTAGATCCTTGTGGTccaatttcaaattttgttgGTGACCTTTTTGCCATTTTGGGCTGTTATTTTCCCATTCATTTTACACAT CCAAACTCTGAAGATATTGATGTGAAAAGGGATGACCTATCAAGGGCATTAATG CTCGCCTTTTCTTCTACACCTCTTTTTGAGCCATTTGCTATGCCTTTGCTTCTTGAGAAGCTTTCCTCCTCCTTGCCATCTGCAAAG GTTGATTCTTTGAAATATCTGGGCTACTGCACATTGAAGTTTGGAGTTGATAGAACAGCAAAACATGCTCGAGCTATTTGGTCTTTATTGAAAGATGAAATATGCAGTTCAGGAGAAGAGTATATGGTATCCTCAGACGCGGCATCAATAATAGATCCAGATTCTCATAAGAATGAAGTAGCAACCGAAGCTCTATCACTATTGGAGAAACTTATAGTACAAAATGGAGATTTGTTCCTAAGTATGATTATTAGTGATGAAGATGTAAACATGGTTTTCAAGACCATCTCTAGTTTTAAGAGTTACAATTTACTTTCCCCGCAAAGCAAACAGAAATTGCACATGGTTGGTCGTGTCGTTTGTGTTTGTGCAAAAACTTCTGTTTCTTCCTGCAATACAGTATTTAAAAAATTCTTCCTCGACTTGATGGAGGCTCTGGATATTTCAGTTGAAAACACATCCAGAAATTTCCAGTCTAATGGCAAAGTTTCAAAAGCCGGTCAATTTGATTATGGATCTTCTTATCTATGCATCAAACTTCTTGGAGCATGCAGAGACTTGACTGCAAGTTCTGAGAATCTCGCATCAGAATGTCTATCTTCAAATGAGACATGGTGTCGTTTGCTTCAGCACTATTCTACTTCTTTAACTGAAACCTTCAGTTCTGTTTTGGCATCTTGCACCAAAGGACCTACTCGGAATGTAGATATATATCTTGGAG TGAAAGGTTTGCAGATTCTGGCAACATTTCCTGGAGGTTCTTCACTTATATCAAAGTTGACATTTGACAATATCTTGATGAAACTCTTATCAATTATCAATATGAATTTCAACAAGACATTGCTGTGGAATCAGGCTTTGAACGCACTAGTGCAAATTGGCTCGTTTGTTCATGGATGCAATGAATCTGATAGGCAAACGAGCTACATGGATATTATAGTTGGCAAGATGATTTTGTTGGCGTCAGCTGCTGATTTTAACATGCCATGGCGACTCAAACAGACCGCCATCTCTAGCATTGCCACAAGTGGGCAAAAATATCTGCTGAAATTCTTTTTAGAGCTGGAAGAAGCTATCCATTCCAATCTAGCAGATGTTTAT GTCAAAGGAAATGTAGAGTCATCAAACATCTTACTTCAGCTTTTGGAATGTTATTCTGTTGAGTTGCTTCCATG GATCCAGAAAACTGAAGGTTTTGAGGAAAATCTGATGCAATTTGTGGTCAACTTATGGAACCAAATTGAAAACTGCACAACCTTCTCTGTTGCATGCCATGAAAAA GATAAGCTTCTCGAATCAATAATGAAAGTTATAAAGGATGCTGTTGCATGCTGTTCAGTGGAAAGCCAGAACATAATAATTAGTAAAGCTTATGGTGTACTCTCATCAAGTACTTCATTACCACTGAAAGGGTCCATGCCTGACAATCCGGTGCAGCTGGAAAGGTTCAAAGATAATCAGGAAATGCACAGCTTTTCCAGTAGAGATGAATGGATTCTTTCTTTATTTGCTTCGGTGATTATAGCATTGCGTCCTAAAACACAGATTCCGAATACGAGAACAgtactaaatttatttataatggCTCTGCTTAAGGGCCATGTTACTGCTGCTCAAGCATTGGGTTCCATGGTTAACAAATTGGATGTTAAGTCCAACGGTGCAAGTTTTTCAGATGGTTGTACAGTTGATGATGCAATGGCTATAATACATAGCACAAATTTGTTTTATTCTTTCGACAATGGTTCTTTTGCAAAATCTGCCTGGACAAGCAATGGGGATGAGATGGCACTCACTAATTTATGCTTCGATGCTCCAAACCTTGCATTGCTTCAAATTCCTGCCATTGTCGGACTGGCGTGGATTGGGAAAGGCTTGCTTATGCGTGGTCATGAAAAGATTAAAGACATAACCATGGTTTTTCTAAACTGTTTACTGTCTGATGGTAAAACTGGTACTTTGCTACCAGAAAATGGCTCACTAGAGAACAGTAGAAAGCAAGATCTGCAACAATCTGTAACGAAATCTGCTGCAGATGCATTTCAAATTCTAATGAGTGATTCAGAACTTTCTTTGAACCGCAAGTATCATGCAATAGTACGACCACTTTACAAGCAACGGTTTTTTTCTACCATTATGCCCATCCTGCACCCTTTGATAATTCAATCTAATTCGTCATTCTCGAG ATCGATGCTGTACCGAGCCTTTGCCCATGTTATATCTGACACTCCGCTCAGTGTTATTGTGAATGATGCAAAGAAG TTGATTCCAATGTTGCTGGATGCCCTAATCTTGTTAAGCAAGGATGTGATGGATAAAGATATCATGTATGGTCTCTTGCTGGTCTTATCAGGGATACTAACGGATAAAAATG GAAAAGAAGCTGTGATAGAGCATGCTCACAGTGTCATTAAATGCCTTATTGAACTTATTCCCTACCCTCATATGACG CTTATTCGAGAGACATCAGTCCAATGTCTTGTTGCCATGTCAGAGCTGCCTCACACAAGGATTTACCCTGTGAGAAACCAG GTTTTACAAGCAATATCAAAAGCGGTGGATGATTCCAAGAGGGTTGTTCGACAAGAAGCTGTAAGGTGCCGGAAAGCATGGTCAATGTCGAACAGCTTCAATTGA
- the LOC126683269 gene encoding MMS19 nucleotide excision repair protein homolog isoform X1 encodes MAESTQLSQHIESYVDSTRSLTQQAASLDAIVLLLKNDAVTVESLVKVLEMYLTTTDDIIRARGILLLGEALTRLSSKPLDTATTRSLIRFFTERLADWRALRGALVGCLALIKKKSNGITGNDAKSIAECFFKVLQVQSLAQHDRKLCFELLECVLEQYPDTVNSLGEDLIYGICEAIDGEKDPQCLMLTFHIVEMLGKLFLDPCGPISNFVGDLFAILGCYFPIHFTHPNSEDIDVKRDDLSRALMLAFSSTPLFEPFAMPLLLEKLSSSLPSAKVDSLKYLGYCTLKFGVDRTAKHARAIWSLLKDEICSSGEEYMVSSDAASIIDPDSHKNEVATEALSLLEKLIVQNGDLFLSMIISDEDVNMVFKTISSFKSYNLLSPQSKQKLHMVGRVVCVCAKTSVSSCNTVFKKFFLDLMEALDISVENTSRNFQSNGKVSKAGQFDYGSSYLCIKLLGACRDLTASSENLASECLSSNETWCRLLQHYSTSLTETFSSVLASCTKGPTRNVDIYLGVKGLQILATFPGGSSLISKLTFDNILMKLLSIINMNFNKTLLWNQALNALVQIGSFVHGCNESDRQTSYMDIIVGKMILLASAADFNMPWRLKQTAISSIATSGQKYLLKFFLELEEAIHSNLADVYVKGNVESSNILLQLLECYSVELLPWIQKTEGFEENLMQFVVNLWNQIENCTTFSVACHEKDKLLESIMKVIKDAVACCSVESQNIIISKAYGVLSSSTSLPLKGSMPDNPVQLERFKDNQEMHSFSSRDEWILSLFASVIIALRPKTQIPNTRTVLNLFIMALLKGHVTAAQALGSMVNKLDVKSNGASFSDGCTVDDAMAIIHSTNLFYSFDNGSFAKSAWTSNGDEMALTNLCFDAPNLALLQIPAIVGLAWIGKGLLMRGHEKIKDITMVFLNCLLSDGKTGTLLPENGSLENSRKQDLQQSVTKSAADAFQILMSDSELSLNRKYHAIVRPLYKQRFFSTIMPILHPLIIQSNSSFSRSMLYRAFAHVISDTPLSVIVNDAKKLIPMLLDALILLSKDVMDKDIMYGLLLVLSGILTDKNAGKEAVIEHAHSVIKCLIELIPYPHMTLIRETSVQCLVAMSELPHTRIYPVRNQVLQAISKAVDDSKRVVRQEAVRCRKAWSMSNSFN; translated from the exons ATGGCAGAATCAACTCAGCTGAGTCAGCATATCGAGTCGTACGTGGACTCAACTCGCTCTCTCACTCAGCAG GCTGCAAGTTTGGACGCAATTGTGTTGCTTCTGAAGAATGACGCAGTGACTGTAGAATCATTG GTTAAGGTACTGGAGATGTATTTGACTACAACAGATGACATAATACGTGCAAGAG gtATTCTTCTACTTGGAGAAGCTCTTACACGTCTTTCATCAAAGCCATTAGACACCGCGACTACTCGTAGCTTGATAAGATTCTTCACAGAGCGATTG GCAGATTGGAGAGCTTTACGTGGAGCACTTGTCGGTTGTCTGGCACTTATAAAGAAGAAAAGTAATGGTATCACTGGCAATGATGCGAAATCGATTGCAGAGTGTTTTTTCAAGGTTTTGCAGGTGCAATCCTTAGCACAGCATGATAGGAAG CTGTGCTTTGAACTTTTAGAATGCGTACTAGAACAGTATCCTGACACAGTCAATTCCCTG GGTGAGGACCTTATTTATGGAATTTGTGAAGCTATTGACGGAGAAAAAGACCCCCAATGCCTGATGCTGACGTTTCACATTGTGGAGATGTTGGGGAAACTGTTTCTAGATCCTTGTGGTccaatttcaaattttgttgGTGACCTTTTTGCCATTTTGGGCTGTTATTTTCCCATTCATTTTACACAT CCAAACTCTGAAGATATTGATGTGAAAAGGGATGACCTATCAAGGGCATTAATG CTCGCCTTTTCTTCTACACCTCTTTTTGAGCCATTTGCTATGCCTTTGCTTCTTGAGAAGCTTTCCTCCTCCTTGCCATCTGCAAAG GTTGATTCTTTGAAATATCTGGGCTACTGCACATTGAAGTTTGGAGTTGATAGAACAGCAAAACATGCTCGAGCTATTTGGTCTTTATTGAAAGATGAAATATGCAGTTCAGGAGAAGAGTATATGGTATCCTCAGACGCGGCATCAATAATAGATCCAGATTCTCATAAGAATGAAGTAGCAACCGAAGCTCTATCACTATTGGAGAAACTTATAGTACAAAATGGAGATTTGTTCCTAAGTATGATTATTAGTGATGAAGATGTAAACATGGTTTTCAAGACCATCTCTAGTTTTAAGAGTTACAATTTACTTTCCCCGCAAAGCAAACAGAAATTGCACATGGTTGGTCGTGTCGTTTGTGTTTGTGCAAAAACTTCTGTTTCTTCCTGCAATACAGTATTTAAAAAATTCTTCCTCGACTTGATGGAGGCTCTGGATATTTCAGTTGAAAACACATCCAGAAATTTCCAGTCTAATGGCAAAGTTTCAAAAGCCGGTCAATTTGATTATGGATCTTCTTATCTATGCATCAAACTTCTTGGAGCATGCAGAGACTTGACTGCAAGTTCTGAGAATCTCGCATCAGAATGTCTATCTTCAAATGAGACATGGTGTCGTTTGCTTCAGCACTATTCTACTTCTTTAACTGAAACCTTCAGTTCTGTTTTGGCATCTTGCACCAAAGGACCTACTCGGAATGTAGATATATATCTTGGAG TGAAAGGTTTGCAGATTCTGGCAACATTTCCTGGAGGTTCTTCACTTATATCAAAGTTGACATTTGACAATATCTTGATGAAACTCTTATCAATTATCAATATGAATTTCAACAAGACATTGCTGTGGAATCAGGCTTTGAACGCACTAGTGCAAATTGGCTCGTTTGTTCATGGATGCAATGAATCTGATAGGCAAACGAGCTACATGGATATTATAGTTGGCAAGATGATTTTGTTGGCGTCAGCTGCTGATTTTAACATGCCATGGCGACTCAAACAGACCGCCATCTCTAGCATTGCCACAAGTGGGCAAAAATATCTGCTGAAATTCTTTTTAGAGCTGGAAGAAGCTATCCATTCCAATCTAGCAGATGTTTAT GTCAAAGGAAATGTAGAGTCATCAAACATCTTACTTCAGCTTTTGGAATGTTATTCTGTTGAGTTGCTTCCATG GATCCAGAAAACTGAAGGTTTTGAGGAAAATCTGATGCAATTTGTGGTCAACTTATGGAACCAAATTGAAAACTGCACAACCTTCTCTGTTGCATGCCATGAAAAA GATAAGCTTCTCGAATCAATAATGAAAGTTATAAAGGATGCTGTTGCATGCTGTTCAGTGGAAAGCCAGAACATAATAATTAGTAAAGCTTATGGTGTACTCTCATCAAGTACTTCATTACCACTGAAAGGGTCCATGCCTGACAATCCGGTGCAGCTGGAAAGGTTCAAAGATAATCAGGAAATGCACAGCTTTTCCAGTAGAGATGAATGGATTCTTTCTTTATTTGCTTCGGTGATTATAGCATTGCGTCCTAAAACACAGATTCCGAATACGAGAACAgtactaaatttatttataatggCTCTGCTTAAGGGCCATGTTACTGCTGCTCAAGCATTGGGTTCCATGGTTAACAAATTGGATGTTAAGTCCAACGGTGCAAGTTTTTCAGATGGTTGTACAGTTGATGATGCAATGGCTATAATACATAGCACAAATTTGTTTTATTCTTTCGACAATGGTTCTTTTGCAAAATCTGCCTGGACAAGCAATGGGGATGAGATGGCACTCACTAATTTATGCTTCGATGCTCCAAACCTTGCATTGCTTCAAATTCCTGCCATTGTCGGACTGGCGTGGATTGGGAAAGGCTTGCTTATGCGTGGTCATGAAAAGATTAAAGACATAACCATGGTTTTTCTAAACTGTTTACTGTCTGATGGTAAAACTGGTACTTTGCTACCAGAAAATGGCTCACTAGAGAACAGTAGAAAGCAAGATCTGCAACAATCTGTAACGAAATCTGCTGCAGATGCATTTCAAATTCTAATGAGTGATTCAGAACTTTCTTTGAACCGCAAGTATCATGCAATAGTACGACCACTTTACAAGCAACGGTTTTTTTCTACCATTATGCCCATCCTGCACCCTTTGATAATTCAATCTAATTCGTCATTCTCGAG ATCGATGCTGTACCGAGCCTTTGCCCATGTTATATCTGACACTCCGCTCAGTGTTATTGTGAATGATGCAAAGAAG TTGATTCCAATGTTGCTGGATGCCCTAATCTTGTTAAGCAAGGATGTGATGGATAAAGATATCATGTATGGTCTCTTGCTGGTCTTATCAGGGATACTAACGGATAAAAATG CAGGAAAAGAAGCTGTGATAGAGCATGCTCACAGTGTCATTAAATGCCTTATTGAACTTATTCCCTACCCTCATATGACG CTTATTCGAGAGACATCAGTCCAATGTCTTGTTGCCATGTCAGAGCTGCCTCACACAAGGATTTACCCTGTGAGAAACCAG GTTTTACAAGCAATATCAAAAGCGGTGGATGATTCCAAGAGGGTTGTTCGACAAGAAGCTGTAAGGTGCCGGAAAGCATGGTCAATGTCGAACAGCTTCAATTGA